The following coding sequences lie in one Oncorhynchus gorbuscha isolate QuinsamMale2020 ecotype Even-year linkage group LG10, OgorEven_v1.0, whole genome shotgun sequence genomic window:
- the LOC124046399 gene encoding predicted GPI-anchored protein 23 — protein sequence MWAVHGPMRLRACRPLPQLFIECVPRTPPFLINAQEPRDCQEPRDCQEPRDCQEPRDCQEPRDCQEPRDCQEPRDCQEPQDPDDSQRIKQNRKRMIITGAAATVGATAAVVGAPVALGVAGLTTVGVAAGATAGGAAIGTGTIAAAATATVGAVAAVAMAPVVLGAIGFTAGGIAAGSYAASMMSAAAVVNGGGVAAGGLVAALQSAGAAGLSGAATAAVGGAGAAISGALGWVAAGAGFSGAAAATTAATAGAAGLSATATAAAGGVGAAVGGTAGWLASRTRTPEKEEGKDTGAATAAAAGGEATKAVGGVRAAEFGASEGKGGVEERELSGTTTAAAEGAAGLSGEATAAVGRVKTAVGGAAGWLFSRIRTSKKEGGEGRGRMRRGPFT from the exons CAATGCTCAGGAGCCTCGGGACTGTCAGGAGCCTCGGGACTGTCAGGAGCCTCGGGACTGTCAGGAGCCTCGGGACTGTCAGGAGCCTCGGGACTGTCAGGAGCCTCGGGACTGTCAGGAGCCTCGGGACTGTCAGGAGCCTCAGGACCCAGATGATTCACAAAGAATCAAACAGAACA GAAAAAGGATGATCATTACAGGAGCAGCAGCAACTGTGGGAGCAA CTGCAGCAGTGGTGGGGGCACCAGTAGCCCTGGGAGTGGCAGGTTTGACTACTGTTGGGGTTGCTGCTGGAGCAACTGCAGGGGGTGCCGCAATAG GAACGGGTACAATTgctgcagcagcaacagcaacagtggGAGCAG TTGCGGCAGTGGCAATGGCACCAGTTGTCCTAGGAGCGATAGGATTCACTGCTGGTGGGATTGCTGCTGGATCATATGCAGCAAGCATGATGTCTGCAGCGGCCGTGGTAAATGGAGGTGGGGTAGCAGCAGGGGGTCTTGTTGCTGCTCTACAGTCAGCAG GTGCTGCAGGGCTTTCAGGAGCGGCTACAGCGGCGGTGGGAGGTGCTGGAGCTGCGATTAGTGGAGCCTTGGGATGGGTGGCCGCAGGAGCAGGGTTctcaggagcagcagcagctactaCAGCAGCTACGGCAG GTGCTGCAGGGCTCTCTGCAACAGCTACAGCAGCCGCGGGAGGTGTTGGAGCAGCAGTTGGGGGAACAGCAGGATGGCTGGCCTCAAGGACAAGGACACCTGAAAAGGAGGAAGGAAAAGATACAGGAGCAGCTACAGCAGCTGCTGCAGGAG GAGAGGCTACAAAGGCTGTGGGAGGTGTTAGAGCAGCAGAGTTTGGAGCGTctgaagggaagggaggagtcGAGgagagagagctttcaggaaCGACTACAGCAGCTGCAGAAG GTGCTGCAGGGCTTTCAGGAGAGGCTACAGCAGCTGTGGGTCGTGTTAAAACAGCAGTTGGTGGAGCGGCGGGATGGCTGTTCTCAAGAATCAGGACGTCtaaaaaggagggaggagagggaagagggaggatgaGAAGAGGGCCCTTTACATAA